A region of Planktomarina temperata RCA23 DNA encodes the following proteins:
- a CDS encoding alkyl/aryl-sulfatase — translation MHPELKAHPEYFKKEVVQLADNVYQAFGFAASNVYMIIGDDGLIIVDTSETTVAAENILAEFRKITDLPIKTIILTHSHRDHVSGASIFAKGGNPEILASTGFSEDSLFVASNHPQPVKAMQVRTKRQFGIGLSYPNEIIGIGVGPGARPLKGMGAGALPPTRRIGDEGEKLSVHGIDLELVHAPGETPDHIVVWYADKKVLICGDNFYRSFPNLYPPRGTAYRDFDSWADTMDLLMGFGSEVLGPGHTKAVFGAEKIKSDLTDYRDAIRHIVDETRNGMDAGLTIDELAHKVKLPDHLAEKPHLREYYGRVDFSVRAYFVGTMGWFDGNPTSLSPLSPKDEAMRFIDLAGGNAAVLGSAQKALKDGDFQWALQLLDRLLNVDYEVANAKQLKAEALRAHAVAQINCPTRHYYIQYAKELEQGDI, via the coding sequence ATGCACCCAGAACTCAAAGCTCATCCCGAGTATTTCAAAAAAGAAGTCGTGCAATTGGCAGATAACGTCTATCAAGCTTTCGGGTTTGCTGCTTCAAACGTTTATATGATCATCGGTGATGATGGTTTGATCATTGTTGATACGTCTGAGACAACGGTCGCGGCTGAAAATATTTTGGCCGAGTTCCGCAAGATTACCGATCTACCAATCAAAACGATCATCCTTACGCATTCACACCGTGATCATGTTTCAGGTGCCAGTATTTTTGCAAAAGGGGGTAATCCGGAGATCCTCGCGAGCACAGGTTTCTCGGAAGACTCGCTCTTTGTTGCATCCAATCATCCACAGCCAGTAAAGGCTATGCAGGTCCGAACAAAACGTCAGTTCGGTATTGGATTATCGTATCCCAATGAGATCATTGGCATCGGGGTCGGTCCAGGCGCGCGTCCACTGAAAGGAATGGGGGCGGGGGCTTTACCGCCTACGCGACGCATCGGGGATGAAGGTGAAAAGTTAAGCGTTCACGGTATTGATCTGGAGCTTGTACACGCACCTGGCGAAACCCCTGACCACATTGTTGTTTGGTATGCAGATAAGAAAGTGTTGATATGTGGCGATAATTTCTATCGCTCTTTTCCAAACCTTTATCCCCCACGCGGAACTGCCTATCGGGATTTTGATTCTTGGGCGGATACAATGGATTTACTTATGGGTTTTGGATCAGAGGTGCTTGGTCCGGGTCACACAAAAGCGGTTTTTGGTGCGGAGAAAATCAAGAGTGATTTGACAGATTACCGTGACGCAATCCGTCATATTGTCGATGAAACCCGCAATGGTATGGACGCGGGACTGACAATTGACGAACTCGCGCATAAAGTGAAATTGCCAGATCATTTGGCCGAAAAACCTCATCTGCGGGAGTATTATGGCCGTGTTGATTTTTCTGTGCGTGCCTATTTTGTCGGAACCATGGGTTGGTTTGACGGCAATCCGACCTCGCTATCGCCGTTATCACCTAAAGATGAAGCGATGCGTTTCATTGACTTGGCAGGTGGCAACGCCGCTGTCTTAGGTTCTGCCCAAAAGGCGCTGAAAGATGGTGATTTCCAGTGGGCGCTACAGCTTTTGGATCGCCTGCTAAATGTGGATTATGAGGTTGCCAATGCGAAGCAACTAAAAGCAGAGGCACTTCGCGCGCACGCCGTTGCGCAAATCAACTGCCCGACACGCCACTACTATATTCAATATGCGAAAGAACTGGAACAAGGCGACATCTAA
- the dctP gene encoding TRAP transporter substrate-binding protein DctP yields MNLRFKLAAILAGSLSISANAVSGEELSVATFVPPSHETITGALAWFENELTSRSNGELTLKVYAAGQLGAGPTQQYKRAVEGVADITFGIAASTPTLFPKTMLAILPGKALDGPDSTRRMWTVFDKYMADEWSDVKVLAVGNPAGGMIIATKDVSTIEGMRGAKIVPWAAITTPVLQGMGAVPVQLDPTEHYTALSTGTIDAAISSINNIMPPWNLDEVANYAVVNTPATFNPVFYVMNKERYESLSAKHQKIIDEISGMPFSMQLVQAFHDADEVALKWKDEKIAAGELNVEWIVTSDRERAKMEAAAAAGMEAIYSDYADRGIQNAQTIYEALNK; encoded by the coding sequence ATGAATTTGAGGTTTAAACTAGCAGCTATTCTTGCTGGATCACTTAGCATTTCCGCAAATGCCGTATCAGGAGAGGAGCTGAGTGTAGCAACTTTTGTTCCACCAAGCCATGAAACAATCACAGGTGCGCTGGCTTGGTTTGAGAACGAGCTTACTTCCCGCTCTAATGGCGAATTAACATTAAAAGTGTATGCCGCGGGGCAACTGGGCGCAGGACCTACCCAGCAATATAAACGCGCTGTAGAGGGAGTGGCGGATATCACGTTTGGGATCGCAGCTTCGACCCCTACGCTCTTCCCAAAGACGATGCTTGCAATACTACCTGGTAAAGCACTTGACGGCCCCGACTCAACTAGGCGCATGTGGACAGTTTTCGACAAATACATGGCAGATGAATGGTCCGATGTGAAAGTTTTAGCCGTTGGCAACCCAGCTGGAGGCATGATCATTGCCACAAAAGACGTCTCAACGATAGAAGGCATGAGGGGCGCCAAAATTGTTCCTTGGGCGGCCATAACAACGCCTGTCCTACAGGGAATGGGAGCAGTGCCGGTACAGTTAGATCCAACCGAGCATTACACCGCGTTATCAACTGGAACAATCGACGCAGCAATCTCATCAATCAACAACATCATGCCGCCTTGGAACCTTGATGAAGTGGCTAATTATGCAGTTGTAAATACACCTGCCACATTTAATCCTGTCTTCTACGTTATGAACAAGGAACGCTACGAAAGCCTGAGTGCAAAACACCAGAAAATTATTGATGAGATATCTGGCATGCCCTTTTCTATGCAATTGGTGCAGGCGTTTCATGATGCAGATGAAGTAGCGCTGAAGTGGAAGGATGAGAAAATTGCCGCAGGCGAACTCAACGTTGAATGGATTGTAACCTCTGATAGGGAACGCGCTAAGATGGAAGCCGCTGCGGCAGCCGGTATGGAAGCTATCTATTCGGATTACGCAGATCGCGGCATCCAGAATGCGCAAACGATATATGAAGCGCTAAATAAATAA
- a CDS encoding glutathione S-transferase N-terminal domain-containing protein, with the protein MAVITPKNKTVETFTGLHLYHGAISNCSMRVRMTLIEKGLAWESHHLDLKKKENISDEYFGINPNGLVPTLIDNGVVHIESNDIIDYLDETYSEPSLRAKNNVEMMEWLHLAAAIHVPGCKPYVYAMKMAPKLKKTAKEQAKYDDLQKNQELKAFHSKHAGDKSFETSDLDKAKAILDTSFFKLEQTLEGRTWIMGHQYTLADISWIPLHFVLKGCGYSFEKFPNITRWAETFCEKDSYKEGVLKWCPDFAEV; encoded by the coding sequence ATGGCCGTCATAACACCCAAAAACAAGACTGTTGAAACCTTCACAGGACTGCACTTGTACCACGGTGCTATTTCTAACTGCTCGATGCGCGTAAGAATGACACTTATTGAAAAAGGACTGGCTTGGGAAAGCCATCACCTAGACTTGAAGAAAAAAGAAAATATTTCTGATGAATATTTTGGCATAAACCCGAACGGCCTGGTGCCAACTTTAATTGACAACGGCGTTGTTCATATCGAGTCAAATGACATAATAGATTACCTTGATGAAACCTATTCAGAACCATCGTTGCGAGCAAAAAACAATGTGGAGATGATGGAATGGCTGCATCTTGCTGCAGCTATCCATGTCCCAGGCTGCAAGCCTTACGTGTATGCCATGAAGATGGCTCCAAAATTAAAGAAAACAGCAAAAGAGCAGGCGAAATACGATGATTTGCAAAAAAATCAAGAATTAAAGGCATTTCACTCCAAACATGCCGGTGACAAGAGTTTTGAAACTAGCGATCTGGACAAGGCCAAGGCGATTTTGGATACGTCTTTCTTTAAACTGGAACAAACCCTAGAAGGCCGAACCTGGATTATGGGACATCAATACACTCTGGCTGACATCTCATGGATACCCCTACATTTTGTTTTGAAGGGCTGCGGATACTCGTTTGAAAAATTTCCAAATATTACGCGTTGGGCAGAAACCTTTTGCGAAAAAGATAGCTATAAAGAGGGTGTTTTGAAATGGTGCCCAGACTTTGCTGAAGTATAA
- a CDS encoding TRAP transporter small permease gives MSDTLFSRMMLISISALDHFLKWTALICGGATLTFMTGFSVWNVLIMRKAMNAPITGAEDLLLLALVTMVALSIPLGARTGAHVEIEILEPSMSALFAKWSMIFIKSLGASMLGFMGWRLWHAGGMASKFGETTQQLLISFEPFYYLLSVSILIYALVLVLDIWQILQSQKVNQLQIGEKLL, from the coding sequence ATGAGTGACACACTTTTTTCAAGGATGATGTTGATATCAATATCAGCACTTGATCATTTCCTTAAGTGGACTGCGTTGATCTGTGGTGGAGCCACCCTTACGTTTATGACAGGCTTTTCAGTCTGGAATGTGCTCATTATGCGTAAAGCAATGAACGCACCCATAACAGGCGCAGAAGATTTACTTCTTCTAGCACTCGTTACAATGGTAGCGCTTTCGATCCCACTAGGGGCACGGACTGGTGCTCACGTAGAAATTGAAATTCTAGAACCAAGTATGTCAGCTCTATTTGCTAAATGGTCCATGATTTTTATTAAGAGTTTGGGCGCTTCAATGCTTGGATTTATGGGATGGCGGCTTTGGCATGCTGGTGGAATGGCAAGTAAATTTGGCGAGACGACACAACAATTACTAATTTCATTCGAACCATTTTATTACCTTCTTTCAGTTTCAATTCTAATTTACGCTCTCGTTTTAGTACTAGATATTTGGCAAATTCTACAGTCACAAAAAGTAAATCAGCTACAAATTGGAGAAAAACTTTTGTGA
- a CDS encoding TRAP transporter large permease: MISLTLIGILGLLSLFILLALRMPVALSMLSVGFIGTIIANAYKFMAVGMAEDQAWSRGLKVAYSNLAGETFEAASNYNLLVIPMFVLMGNLAGVSGMSKDLFSAAYRWMGHLRGGLASATIAACAGFAALSGSSLASAVTMGRVALPEMKKYKYADSLATGSVAAGGTLGFLIPPSGGMIIYAVLTEQSIGRLFMAGVFPGIILTLLFIGAIYCVVIRNPTAGPRAKRFGRPERVTSLWRALPIVGVVLITIGGMYTGFFTPVEASSIGAFLTFVVAAYRQSLGWQASKAVILETMNATATVFLIIIGAFVFIPFMSLTELPAQLVTILTSLPIGNIGILLIIVLIYMFLGMFLEAIAMLVLTVPVVIPIAVALDWDLIWFGIILVIVLEMGMISPPVGINVFIVKSIARDVPMSTIFRGIWPFWFAMAAMIGLLILFPQIALYLPQAVVGG, translated from the coding sequence GTGATAAGTTTAACTCTCATAGGCATTCTAGGCTTACTCTCACTTTTCATTTTACTGGCCCTACGAATGCCCGTAGCCCTGTCAATGCTAAGCGTGGGGTTTATCGGCACGATCATTGCCAATGCATATAAATTCATGGCTGTAGGTATGGCCGAAGATCAAGCTTGGTCACGTGGACTTAAAGTCGCCTATTCAAACTTAGCAGGAGAAACATTTGAGGCTGCCTCAAATTACAACCTGTTGGTAATACCCATGTTCGTTTTGATGGGAAACCTAGCCGGTGTGTCTGGCATGTCAAAAGATTTATTCTCTGCCGCCTATCGTTGGATGGGCCATCTGCGCGGTGGCTTGGCATCAGCTACGATCGCAGCCTGTGCGGGATTTGCAGCACTTTCAGGATCATCTTTAGCTTCTGCTGTCACCATGGGGCGGGTCGCACTACCTGAAATGAAAAAGTATAAATATGCGGACAGTCTTGCAACAGGTTCAGTTGCAGCGGGGGGCACACTTGGGTTTTTGATTCCACCCTCAGGTGGCATGATCATTTATGCTGTATTAACCGAACAATCCATTGGGCGATTATTTATGGCTGGTGTGTTCCCGGGAATTATTCTGACACTTCTCTTTATTGGCGCAATATATTGTGTTGTTATTAGGAACCCCACTGCGGGGCCGCGTGCAAAACGATTTGGCCGTCCTGAACGGGTCACATCACTTTGGCGGGCACTTCCAATCGTCGGTGTCGTGTTGATTACCATTGGTGGCATGTACACTGGGTTCTTCACACCAGTCGAAGCATCATCTATTGGGGCATTTCTAACTTTTGTTGTCGCAGCATACCGTCAGTCACTTGGCTGGCAAGCCTCCAAGGCGGTAATCCTTGAAACTATGAATGCAACTGCCACGGTTTTTCTAATAATCATTGGTGCATTTGTTTTCATTCCTTTCATGTCATTGACAGAACTTCCTGCACAATTGGTTACAATATTGACTTCCCTACCCATCGGCAACATTGGTATTCTGCTGATTATTGTCCTGATTTACATGTTTCTTGGTATGTTTTTAGAAGCAATAGCAATGTTAGTATTAACCGTCCCCGTAGTCATTCCTATCGCCGTAGCACTAGATTGGGATCTGATCTGGTTTGGCATTATCCTGGTCATTGTACTGGAAATGGGCATGATCAGCCCGCCAGTCGGGATCAATGTGTTCATCGTCAAATCCATTGCAAGAGATGTGCCCATGAGCACGATTTTCCGCGGCATTTGGCCCTTTTGGTTCGCAATGGCAGCAATGATCGGATTATTAATTTTGTTCCCGCAAATTGCTTTGTATTTGCCACAAGCCGTCGTTGGTGGATGA
- a CDS encoding DMT family transporter has product MHQSDDLQDQNTDYTAWIAFGFMTVCLSLSFVFVKLSLEAFTLEQAAGGRLVLGAAFLLPITYLLGDGLPLKFEFWKWAFILGIFNFVFPIGLTTYGLQTIPSNVVGSMYAMVPLITIGLSALVLKVQISRQKSVGLIIGLVGLLTITEPTSWIGTAGRESAFPMLATFCAVACLAMATILMRVMPKAHPISMIGGSALVASLFGIWPFLSVFEGELPSARPWLGLTGVSILSTAVAYSIRIFLIRRKGPIFLAPNAYFSIILTNVFGVLLLGDVITTRTKVAFVLIFVGLYLARDRSGYMKQV; this is encoded by the coding sequence ATGCACCAATCAGACGATCTTCAAGATCAAAACACCGATTACACCGCTTGGATTGCCTTTGGATTTATGACGGTTTGCTTGAGCCTGTCGTTCGTCTTCGTAAAACTTTCTCTAGAAGCGTTCACGTTAGAACAAGCCGCTGGTGGACGTTTAGTCCTTGGCGCTGCTTTTCTACTACCAATCACTTATCTATTAGGTGACGGCCTGCCCCTCAAGTTTGAGTTTTGGAAATGGGCGTTCATTCTGGGCATTTTTAATTTTGTCTTCCCAATCGGTCTGACAACTTATGGATTACAAACGATCCCATCAAATGTAGTGGGTTCAATGTATGCAATGGTCCCTCTGATAACGATTGGCCTTTCAGCATTGGTTTTAAAGGTTCAGATTTCTCGCCAAAAATCCGTTGGTTTGATCATTGGATTGGTGGGCTTGCTTACTATCACAGAGCCGACTTCGTGGATTGGTACTGCAGGAAGGGAAAGTGCTTTTCCTATGTTGGCTACGTTTTGCGCGGTAGCTTGCCTTGCGATGGCTACCATTTTAATGCGCGTCATGCCAAAAGCGCATCCGATTTCGATGATCGGTGGGAGCGCTTTGGTTGCATCGTTGTTCGGCATTTGGCCTTTCTTGTCAGTATTCGAAGGTGAATTGCCTAGTGCGCGGCCTTGGTTAGGGCTAACTGGTGTTTCAATCCTTTCAACCGCCGTAGCCTATTCCATCCGTATCTTTTTGATCCGTCGCAAGGGGCCAATATTCCTAGCCCCCAATGCATATTTCAGCATCATTTTGACCAATGTGTTCGGGGTTTTGCTGCTTGGCGACGTGATCACAACGCGAACGAAAGTTGCATTCGTGTTAATCTTTGTTGGTCTATATCTCGCCAGAGATCGATCTGGGTATATGAAGCAGGTTTAG
- a CDS encoding OsmC family protein codes for MAHLGEDIIGRSTQTPFFKVANADEIGIQAPENRIGDADRTWVRSLSGFQKEALVRSAKTGDTWRFVSDEGQYLNGHDAACCPLAFLSCGMAASYMNEIIALAEQQGVEIRKLKLIQDNYYTMKGSMMKRTMVGGAENIELQVEIDCDLDDAALNDFLVNATYASPLNGLMRGQIESLFKLSKNGSELATANAFEFSGTILPDPGDHFAKAMPTDATDGLMTKVGPTPKKDVSGGTATNASSLSDEQNRRLNIGAVAELRKDGIKQIQQMQYSPYGTSFMLLSSEDGRAPDANTLISAGIGFCFMTQFGRFVSMLKLDLPDYRIVQDTHFSLGGASGGTGKAGSADPIETHVYLETSESDATAQEMLDISEKTCFLHAFCKTDLKTKLKIKRIA; via the coding sequence ATGGCACATCTTGGCGAAGATATTATTGGAAGAAGCACTCAAACACCGTTCTTCAAAGTTGCAAATGCAGATGAGATTGGAATTCAAGCACCTGAAAATCGCATAGGCGATGCGGATCGAACATGGGTGCGCTCGTTGAGTGGTTTCCAGAAAGAGGCCTTGGTGCGCTCTGCCAAGACCGGCGACACATGGCGTTTTGTAAGTGATGAAGGACAGTACTTGAATGGCCATGACGCGGCTTGCTGCCCACTTGCGTTTCTGTCTTGCGGAATGGCTGCAAGTTACATGAACGAAATCATAGCGCTAGCTGAACAACAGGGTGTTGAGATCCGTAAGCTCAAGCTTATTCAGGATAATTACTATACTATGAAAGGCTCAATGATGAAGCGTACCATGGTAGGTGGAGCGGAAAATATTGAGCTACAAGTCGAGATTGATTGTGATCTCGATGATGCTGCATTGAATGATTTTTTGGTGAACGCTACCTATGCATCTCCACTCAATGGCTTGATGCGTGGGCAGATTGAGAGCTTGTTTAAGTTGAGCAAAAACGGTTCAGAGCTAGCGACCGCCAATGCTTTTGAATTTAGCGGCACGATACTGCCTGACCCCGGCGATCATTTTGCCAAAGCGATGCCTACGGATGCTACAGATGGCTTGATGACCAAGGTTGGACCAACACCAAAAAAAGATGTAAGCGGTGGTACTGCGACCAACGCGTCTTCCCTGAGTGATGAGCAGAACCGACGTCTAAATATTGGTGCGGTGGCTGAATTGCGAAAGGATGGAATTAAGCAAATCCAGCAGATGCAATACTCGCCCTATGGAACATCGTTTATGCTACTCAGTTCAGAAGATGGCCGCGCACCAGATGCGAATACTCTGATCTCTGCTGGCATCGGCTTTTGCTTTATGACGCAGTTCGGACGCTTCGTGTCGATGCTGAAACTCGACTTACCTGATTACCGCATCGTGCAGGACACGCACTTTAGCCTAGGTGGCGCGAGCGGTGGCACTGGCAAAGCAGGTAGTGCGGATCCGATTGAAACACATGTCTATCTTGAAACCTCTGAGAGCGATGCAACCGCGCAAGAGATGCTCGATATTTCAGAGAAGACGTGCTTTCTGCACGCCTTCTGCAAGACGGATTTGAAGACAAAGCTCAAGATTAAACGGATTGCATAA
- a CDS encoding sulfatase-like hydrolase/transferase encodes MSQRKNILFIMCDQLRYDYLSCAGHKTLHTPNIDSLAERGVRFSNAYVQSPICGPSRMSTYTGRYPSNHGATANFVPLRVGELNIGDHLKPLGIRPVLVGKTHMIPDQEGMKRLGIEPASPIGVHHSQIGFEPYERDDGIHPDLVLKPNVAYNNYLKERGYDDHENPWHWAANSVERRGEIRSGFFNDVAQLPARVSEEDSETPYMTRRAMQFIEEDDGEKPWCLHLSYIKPHWPYIAPAPYNDMYSAADVQDVHRSETERENTNQLAQHFQERICGQTFSREEARETVIPAYMGLIKQIDDQLGILFEFMEKKDLMKSTMIVFTSDHGEYFGDHWMGDKDFFHDPAVKVPLIISDPDPSCDNTRGSVQNAPVEAIDLVPTFIEYAGGAVPKHILDGRSLMPLLQGNDVPWREFVVSEYDYFQQSFSPKTGRAPLECRIYMIKNDRWKYIHAPGFLPILFDLTNDPDEFVDLGNSDDHTDARQYMHYALADWSLQYRQRETVSEERAEQMVGLEDKFGVLIGYWNEEDVKPPATAPDFESGPKAH; translated from the coding sequence ATGTCCCAGCGCAAGAACATCCTCTTCATCATGTGCGATCAATTGCGCTATGATTACCTATCCTGTGCAGGTCACAAGACCTTGCACACGCCCAACATCGACTCTCTCGCAGAGCGCGGTGTTCGCTTTTCTAATGCTTACGTGCAGTCTCCGATTTGCGGCCCAAGTCGCATGAGTACATACACGGGGCGCTATCCATCTAATCATGGGGCGACCGCCAATTTCGTACCTTTGCGCGTGGGAGAACTTAACATTGGCGACCATCTCAAGCCTTTGGGAATTCGCCCAGTTCTAGTAGGCAAGACCCACATGATCCCTGATCAAGAAGGGATGAAACGTCTCGGCATTGAACCAGCGAGCCCGATCGGTGTGCATCATTCACAAATCGGGTTCGAACCTTATGAGCGTGATGATGGTATCCATCCCGACCTGGTTTTGAAGCCGAATGTTGCGTATAATAATTACCTCAAAGAACGCGGCTATGACGACCACGAGAACCCTTGGCATTGGGCTGCGAACTCGGTTGAGCGCAGGGGCGAAATCCGTTCAGGATTCTTCAATGATGTCGCGCAACTGCCAGCGCGGGTAAGTGAAGAAGACTCCGAAACACCCTATATGACCCGCCGCGCAATGCAATTTATCGAAGAAGACGATGGCGAAAAGCCATGGTGTCTTCACCTGAGTTATATCAAGCCACACTGGCCCTACATTGCACCTGCGCCCTACAACGATATGTACTCAGCGGCGGATGTTCAGGATGTTCACAGGTCTGAAACAGAACGCGAAAATACCAACCAACTTGCACAGCACTTCCAAGAACGGATTTGCGGGCAAACTTTCTCCAGGGAAGAGGCCCGCGAGACTGTGATACCTGCGTATATGGGGCTGATCAAACAAATAGATGATCAACTTGGCATACTTTTCGAGTTCATGGAAAAAAAGGATCTTATGAAGAGCACGATGATTGTGTTCACATCAGATCATGGAGAATATTTTGGTGATCACTGGATGGGGGACAAAGATTTTTTCCACGATCCTGCCGTTAAAGTCCCACTTATCATTTCCGACCCTGATCCGTCATGTGACAATACGCGCGGTAGTGTGCAGAACGCACCTGTTGAAGCAATTGATCTTGTGCCGACGTTTATCGAGTATGCTGGTGGAGCTGTGCCTAAGCACATTCTTGATGGTCGTTCCCTAATGCCTTTACTGCAAGGGAATGACGTGCCGTGGCGCGAATTCGTTGTTAGTGAATATGATTATTTTCAACAGTCCTTCAGCCCAAAGACAGGTCGCGCACCGCTCGAGTGCCGGATCTATATGATCAAGAATGATCGATGGAAATACATCCACGCACCCGGATTTTTGCCAATTCTGTTTGATCTAACAAATGACCCAGACGAATTTGTCGATTTGGGAAACTCAGATGATCACACAGATGCCCGGCAATATATGCACTACGCTTTAGCTGACTGGTCTTTACAGTATCGCCAACGCGAAACCGTATCAGAAGAACGGGCGGAGCAAATGGTCGGTCTTGAGGACAAGTTTGGCGTGCTTATCGGGTACTGGAATGAAGAGGACGTAAAGCCTCCAGCAACGGCTCCTGATTTCGAATCTGGGCCAAAAGCACACTAA
- a CDS encoding SDR family NAD(P)-dependent oxidoreductase produces the protein MGRLIGKTAAITGAARGIGAEYAKKLANEGANVMVTDILDPAEVVAEINAAEGGRAVGMIVDVTSDDDLNAMVAKAEEEFGALNIVVNNAGLFANLELKPFFQIDNDEFDKVMTINARSIHQSTKAALPALVRAGGGKIVNIASGTFYYGPPGLSHYTASKAAVIGLTRGHARELGEKNIQINAIAVGLTESSSIRDNKKWDRARAPTVDSRSIKREMVPEDLLGTLIFLCTSDSDFITGQTINVDGGKVNL, from the coding sequence ATGGGCCGACTAATTGGAAAAACAGCCGCAATCACTGGTGCTGCGCGCGGCATTGGCGCGGAATATGCGAAAAAATTGGCCAATGAGGGGGCCAACGTCATGGTGACTGACATTCTTGACCCAGCAGAGGTGGTGGCCGAGATCAACGCTGCAGAGGGTGGCCGTGCCGTTGGTATGATTGTGGATGTAACATCAGATGATGATCTGAATGCGATGGTCGCGAAAGCTGAAGAAGAATTTGGTGCGCTCAACATCGTTGTCAACAACGCAGGTCTCTTTGCAAACTTGGAACTGAAACCGTTTTTCCAGATCGATAATGACGAATTTGATAAGGTTATGACAATCAACGCGCGCTCAATTCACCAATCGACTAAAGCTGCGCTTCCTGCGCTGGTACGCGCGGGTGGTGGCAAGATTGTCAACATCGCCTCTGGTACGTTCTATTATGGCCCTCCTGGCCTATCACATTACACCGCATCCAAAGCCGCTGTTATCGGTTTGACCCGTGGTCATGCGCGCGAACTTGGTGAAAAGAATATTCAAATCAATGCAATAGCCGTTGGCCTAACCGAAAGCAGCTCTATTCGCGACAACAAAAAATGGGATCGCGCACGCGCTCCCACCGTTGATTCCCGTTCGATCAAACGCGAAATGGTGCCCGAAGATCTTCTTGGAACGCTCATATTTTTGTGCACATCTGACAGCGATTTTATCACTGGTCAGACGATCAACGTCGATGGCGGCAAGGTGAACCTTTAA
- a CDS encoding glutathione S-transferase family protein yields MTFTLYHHGSSVCAAKVRFAMAEKGMKWEGVYIDILAGEQFTPEYQKINAKSVVPTLVHDDLVIPDSTVIIEYLDQIAPENSTHPKDPWERAQARYWTKAVDEDLHPACGAMTFLCSHRHTVLRKLGKEGANKFLASTPDFSVTSDWKSFKDAIVRQGFEAPGALGKVKLYDSYLHKMDKALTGNDWLVGNKFSIADIALTPYINRLAMMSMRGMWEGGRLPNVERWFEAIEARENFKPCFIDWVPEDLTNDLRENGIKSWPEVAKILEIEI; encoded by the coding sequence ATGACTTTTACACTTTATCATCACGGATCATCAGTATGCGCTGCTAAGGTTCGCTTTGCGATGGCGGAAAAAGGCATGAAATGGGAAGGTGTTTACATCGATATTCTTGCAGGTGAGCAATTCACACCCGAGTATCAAAAGATCAATGCGAAGTCGGTTGTGCCAACACTTGTGCATGATGACTTGGTTATCCCAGACAGTACTGTGATCATCGAATACCTCGATCAAATTGCACCAGAAAATTCTACTCATCCCAAAGATCCTTGGGAGCGCGCGCAGGCGCGCTATTGGACCAAAGCGGTGGATGAGGATCTGCATCCTGCTTGTGGCGCGATGACGTTTTTATGTTCGCACCGCCACACAGTTTTGCGCAAGCTTGGTAAAGAAGGAGCAAATAAATTCCTTGCCTCCACACCAGATTTTTCTGTCACATCTGATTGGAAGAGTTTCAAAGATGCTATCGTGCGCCAAGGCTTTGAGGCACCTGGAGCGTTGGGAAAAGTTAAACTTTACGACAGCTATCTGCACAAGATGGACAAAGCGCTGACTGGTAATGATTGGCTGGTTGGCAATAAATTCTCCATCGCTGACATCGCGCTGACACCCTACATCAATCGTCTTGCAATGATGTCGATGCGCGGCATGTGGGAAGGTGGACGTTTGCCCAATGTGGAGCGCTGGTTCGAGGCCATCGAAGCGCGTGAGAATTTCAAACCTTGCTTTATCGACTGGGTGCCCGAAGATCTCACGAATGATCTGCGTGAGAACGGGATCAAAAGCTGGCCAGAAGTTGCTAAGATTCTTGAAATTGAAATCTAG